A genomic window from Peromyscus maniculatus bairdii isolate BWxNUB_F1_BW_parent chromosome 1, HU_Pman_BW_mat_3.1, whole genome shotgun sequence includes:
- the Nosip gene encoding nitric oxide synthase-interacting protein isoform X1 produces the protein MTRHGKNCTAGAVYTYHEKKKDTAASGYGTQNIRLSRDAVKDFDCCCLSLQPCHDPVVTPDGYLYEREAILEYILHQKKEIARQVKAYEKQRGARREEQKQLQRAAAQDQVRGFLEKEAAIVSRPLNPFMPKAAALPNTDGEQPGPSAGPPGKDKNKALPSFWIPSLTPEAKATKLEKPSRTVTCPMSGKPLRMSDLTPVRFTQLDDSVDRVGLITRSERYVCAVTRDSLSNATPCAVLRPSGAVVTLECVEKLIRKDMVDPVNGDTLTERDIIVLQRGGTGFAGSGVKLQAEMSRPVMQA, from the exons ATGACGCGGCACGGTAAGAACTGCACCGCCGGGGCCGTCTACACCTACCACGAGAAGAAGAAGGACACAG CGGCCTCAGGCTACGGGACCCAGAACATCCGACTGAGCCGGGACGCCGTGAAGGACTTTGACTGCTGCTGCCTCTCACTGCAGCCCTGCCATGATCCGGTGGTCAC CCCAGATGGCTACCTGTACGAACGGGAGGCGATCCTGGAGTACATCCTACACCAGAAGAAAGAGATTGCCCGGCAGGTGAAG GCCTATGAGAAGCAGCGAGGAGCCCGGAGGGAAGAGCAGAAACAGCTTCAGCGAGCCGCGGCCCAGGACCAGGTTCGAGGCTTCCTGGAGAAGGAGGCAGCCATCGTGAGCCGGCCCCTCAACCCCTTCATGCCCAAAGCTGCCGCCCTACCCAACACCGATGGTGAGCAGCCCGGGCCCAGTGCGGGTCCCCCAGGCAAGGACAAGAACAAAGCGCTGCCCAGCTTCTGGATCCCCTCACTGACGCCCGAGGCAAAGGCCACCAAGCTGGAAAAACCA TCCCGCACTGTGACCTGCCCGATGTCTGGGAAGCCTCTGCGCATGTCCGACCTGACGCCAGTGCGTTTCACGCAGCTGGACGACTCTGTGGACCGCGTGGGACTCATCACGCGCAGTGAGCGCTACGTGTGTGCTGTGACCCGAGACAGCCTGAGCAATGCCACGCCGTGTGCAGTGCTGCGGCCCTC TGGGGCCGTGGTCACCCTGGAGTGCGTGGAGAAACTGATCCGGAAGGACATGGTGGACCCCGTGAATGGGGACACGCTGACGGAGCGCGACATCATCGTGCTGCAGCGG ggcGGTACGGGCTTCGCGGGCTCAGGAGTGAAGCTGCAGGCCGAGATGTCTCGGCCAGTGATGCAAGCCTGA
- the Nosip gene encoding nitric oxide synthase-interacting protein isoform X2, whose protein sequence is MTRHGKNCTAGAVYTYHEKKKDTAASGYGTQNIRLSRDAVKDFDCCCLSLQPCHDPVVTPDGYLYEREAILEYILHQKKEIARQVKAYEKQRGARREEQKQLQRAAAQDQVRGFLEKEAAIVSRPLNPFMPKAAALPNTDGEQPGPSAGPPGKDKNKALPSFWIPSLTPEAKATKLEKPLDDSVDRVGLITRSERYVCAVTRDSLSNATPCAVLRPSGAVVTLECVEKLIRKDMVDPVNGDTLTERDIIVLQRGGTGFAGSGVKLQAEMSRPVMQA, encoded by the exons ATGACGCGGCACGGTAAGAACTGCACCGCCGGGGCCGTCTACACCTACCACGAGAAGAAGAAGGACACAG CGGCCTCAGGCTACGGGACCCAGAACATCCGACTGAGCCGGGACGCCGTGAAGGACTTTGACTGCTGCTGCCTCTCACTGCAGCCCTGCCATGATCCGGTGGTCAC CCCAGATGGCTACCTGTACGAACGGGAGGCGATCCTGGAGTACATCCTACACCAGAAGAAAGAGATTGCCCGGCAGGTGAAG GCCTATGAGAAGCAGCGAGGAGCCCGGAGGGAAGAGCAGAAACAGCTTCAGCGAGCCGCGGCCCAGGACCAGGTTCGAGGCTTCCTGGAGAAGGAGGCAGCCATCGTGAGCCGGCCCCTCAACCCCTTCATGCCCAAAGCTGCCGCCCTACCCAACACCGATGGTGAGCAGCCCGGGCCCAGTGCGGGTCCCCCAGGCAAGGACAAGAACAAAGCGCTGCCCAGCTTCTGGATCCCCTCACTGACGCCCGAGGCAAAGGCCACCAAGCTGGAAAAACCA CTGGACGACTCTGTGGACCGCGTGGGACTCATCACGCGCAGTGAGCGCTACGTGTGTGCTGTGACCCGAGACAGCCTGAGCAATGCCACGCCGTGTGCAGTGCTGCGGCCCTC TGGGGCCGTGGTCACCCTGGAGTGCGTGGAGAAACTGATCCGGAAGGACATGGTGGACCCCGTGAATGGGGACACGCTGACGGAGCGCGACATCATCGTGCTGCAGCGG ggcGGTACGGGCTTCGCGGGCTCAGGAGTGAAGCTGCAGGCCGAGATGTCTCGGCCAGTGATGCAAGCCTGA